One window of the Pseudomonas lurida genome contains the following:
- a CDS encoding sarcosine oxidase subunit delta, whose translation MLHIFCPHCGELRSEEEFHASGQAHIPRPLDPNACTDEEWGDYMFFRDNPRGLHHELWIHAAGCRQYFNATRDTLTYEILETYKIGEKPQFTAKAAGEKV comes from the coding sequence ATGTTGCATATCTTCTGTCCTCACTGTGGCGAACTGCGCTCCGAAGAGGAATTCCACGCGTCCGGCCAAGCGCACATCCCGCGCCCGCTGGACCCAAACGCCTGCACCGATGAAGAGTGGGGCGACTACATGTTCTTCCGCGACAACCCCCGTGGCCTGCACCACGAGCTGTGGATTCACGCCGCCGGTTGCCGCCAGTACTTCAACGCGACCCGCGACACCCTGACCTACGAAATTCTTGAAACCTACAAGATCGGCGAGAAGCCGCAATTCACCGCCAAGGCCGCTGGAGAGAAGGTATGA